A region of Plantactinospora sp. BC1 DNA encodes the following proteins:
- a CDS encoding MOSC domain-containing protein codes for MRVTSMYTYPVKGCRRMDRDTARVEPWGLDGDRRWLIVDENGLGLSQRQHRELVTMRAISRPGGLTLEAPGRSPLDLAEPTDGEPLQVRVYRARPPAPVRAAGPEADEWLHRLLGRTVRLVWLGDPTGNLVPWPVPTEVGAELSFADGTPLLLANTASLDAFNGWLRESGSAEGPLPMIQFRPNVVVDGAAPWAEGEWVGRRIRIGGAVFQGAAECGRCLISTIDQETGERGREPLRMLAARRNIGRRLLFGLQLTVWAESGGVAEGRTVSVGDAVEVLD; via the coding sequence ATGCGAGTCACCTCGATGTACACGTACCCGGTGAAGGGGTGCCGTCGGATGGACCGCGACACGGCCCGGGTCGAGCCGTGGGGCCTGGACGGCGACCGGCGCTGGTTGATCGTGGACGAGAACGGGCTCGGCCTGAGCCAGCGCCAGCACCGGGAACTGGTGACGATGCGGGCGATCTCCCGGCCGGGCGGGCTGACCCTGGAGGCGCCGGGGCGGTCCCCGCTCGACCTGGCCGAACCGACCGACGGCGAGCCGCTCCAGGTCCGGGTGTACCGGGCGCGGCCGCCGGCACCCGTCCGCGCCGCCGGCCCGGAGGCGGACGAGTGGCTCCACCGGCTGTTGGGACGTACCGTCCGGCTGGTCTGGCTCGGCGACCCCACCGGCAACCTCGTGCCCTGGCCGGTGCCGACCGAGGTCGGCGCCGAGCTGAGCTTCGCCGACGGCACCCCGCTGCTGCTGGCCAACACCGCGTCGCTGGACGCGTTCAACGGCTGGCTGCGGGAGTCGGGCAGCGCCGAGGGGCCACTGCCGATGATCCAGTTCCGCCCCAACGTGGTGGTCGACGGTGCCGCGCCGTGGGCCGAGGGCGAGTGGGTCGGCCGGCGGATCAGGATCGGCGGTGCGGTGTTCCAGGGCGCCGCCGAGTGTGGCCGGTGTCTGATCTCGACGATCGACCAGGAGACCGGGGAGCGGGGGCGGGAGCCGTTGCGGATGCTCGCCGCCCGCCGGAACATCGGCCGGAGGCTCCTCTTCGGTCTCCAGCTGACGGTGTGGGCCGAGTCGGGCGGGGTTGCCGAGGGTCGTACGGTCAGCGTCGGTGACGCCGTGGAGGTGCTGGACTGA
- a CDS encoding helix-turn-helix domain-containing protein, whose product MPTKRTFRELGDACRAANALDLVGDRWTLIVVREVILGPKRFTDLQESVRGITPAVLADRLRSLQETGIVEQVVLSDLARTRAYVATEWGRELESVLGSLGRWYSAGPDPRTDGGMTPDGTVLAMRTMAPEVPGEAPVLALRLYDGRRPDPPICDYRVAPVDGRIDVRAGVATEPAATVTAESTVWSRLLFADVPLGQAERDGTVRVEGDRAAVVRILRLYS is encoded by the coding sequence GTGCCGACCAAGCGGACCTTTCGGGAACTCGGCGACGCCTGCCGTGCCGCGAACGCTCTCGACCTGGTGGGCGATCGATGGACGCTGATCGTGGTGCGTGAGGTGATTCTCGGACCCAAGCGCTTCACCGACCTGCAAGAGTCGGTCCGTGGCATCACCCCGGCCGTTCTCGCCGACCGGCTGCGGTCGCTACAGGAGACCGGGATCGTCGAGCAGGTCGTCCTCTCGGATCTGGCCCGCACCCGCGCGTACGTCGCGACGGAGTGGGGACGCGAACTGGAGTCCGTCCTGGGATCGCTGGGGCGCTGGTACTCCGCCGGCCCCGACCCGCGCACCGACGGCGGCATGACTCCGGACGGGACGGTCCTCGCCATGCGGACGATGGCACCGGAGGTGCCGGGCGAGGCGCCGGTCCTGGCCCTCCGCCTGTACGACGGCCGGCGCCCCGACCCGCCGATCTGCGACTACCGGGTGGCCCCGGTCGACGGGCGCATCGACGTCCGGGCGGGTGTGGCCACCGAGCCGGCGGCGACAGTGACCGCAGAGTCGACGGTCTGGAGTCGCCTCCTCTTCGCCGATGTGCCACTCGGGCAGGCCGAGCGCGACGGGACCGTGCGCGTCGAAGGCGACCGGGCGGCCGTCGTACGGATCCTGCGCCTCTACTCCTGA
- a CDS encoding DUF899 family protein: MTTVHTTTPAPPVVDRETWLAEREALLFREKAHTRQGDAIAAARRRLPMTEVTPISLIGAHGPTPLPDIFAGRDQLVVYRHMWHLGKPFEDQCEGCTASIWDFQNAAYLEERGISFAVFCEGPYEEIAPFRDFMGYTHPWYSTHGIDDPAYAGGGEIACFLKRDDRFFLTYETTGRGVEAIMSSHRLLDMTVYGRQEVWEDSPEGWPQEPTYTRWRRDGRPVPQWTRPGVGPVGAAHQQHCH, from the coding sequence ATGACAACCGTCCACACCACGACCCCCGCCCCTCCGGTCGTCGACCGCGAGACCTGGCTCGCCGAGCGCGAGGCGTTGCTCTTCCGCGAGAAGGCGCACACCCGCCAGGGCGACGCGATCGCCGCCGCCCGGCGCCGCCTGCCGATGACCGAGGTGACACCGATCTCGCTCATCGGAGCGCACGGCCCGACACCCCTGCCGGACATCTTCGCCGGCCGCGACCAGCTCGTCGTCTACCGGCACATGTGGCACCTCGGAAAGCCCTTCGAGGACCAGTGCGAAGGCTGCACGGCCAGCATCTGGGACTTCCAGAACGCGGCATACCTCGAGGAGCGGGGCATCTCCTTCGCGGTCTTCTGCGAGGGGCCGTACGAGGAGATCGCTCCCTTCCGGGACTTCATGGGCTACACGCACCCGTGGTATTCCACGCACGGCATCGACGACCCCGCCTATGCCGGCGGCGGCGAGATCGCCTGCTTCCTGAAGCGAGACGACCGGTTCTTCCTGACGTACGAGACGACCGGCCGGGGCGTCGAAGCGATCATGTCGTCACACAGGCTGCTCGACATGACCGTCTACGGCAGACAGGAGGTCTGGGAGGACTCACCGGAGGGCTGGCCGCAGGAACCGACCTACACGAGGTGGCGCAGGGACGGCCGACCCGTGCCGCAATGGACCAGGCCCGGAGTCGGACCGGTCGGCGCAGCACACCAACAGCACTGCCACTGA
- a CDS encoding ABC transporter ATP-binding protein — translation MSMEVTAWNSLYHAMHAQQDRRPFSMATLRRIAGFARPHRRRLTYYLLLSVVLAVLAVATPVLAGRVVDGIVGGGSTDLVVGLAVLIGVVALAEAGLALLTRYFSASIGEGLILDLRTAVFDHVQKMPVAFFTRTRTGALVSRLNNDVIGAQRAFSDTLSGVVGNLVTLLLTLVVMIGISWRITLLALVLLPVFVLPARRMGSRLARLEREAANHNATMSTQMTERFSAPGATLVKLFGRPAEESAEFALRARRVRDIGVRTAMVQSVFITALTLVSALALALVYGLGGLYALRGQLEPGAVVALALLLTRLYAPLTALASARVEVMSALVSFERVFEILDLKPLITEKPDARHVPDGPVSVELDGVTFGYPSAEKVSLASLEEVATLDTRGGVDVLHDVSFRVEPGQLVALVGSSGAGKSTIAQLVPRLYDTDSGAVRLAGQDVRDLSADSIRETLGLVTQDGHLFHDTIRSNLLLARPDATEQELWDALRRARLADLIEGLPDGLGTVVGERGYRLSGGERQRLTIARLLLARPRVVILDEATAHLDSTSEAAVQAALGEALADRTALVIAHRLSTVRAADQILVVEEGRIVERGTHDELLAAGGRYEELYRTQFAQEERPRAEEAELVAG, via the coding sequence ATGAGTATGGAAGTCACGGCGTGGAACTCGCTCTACCACGCGATGCACGCCCAGCAGGACAGACGGCCGTTCTCGATGGCCACGCTCCGGCGCATCGCCGGCTTCGCCCGGCCGCACCGCCGCCGGCTGACCTACTACCTGCTGCTCAGCGTGGTGCTGGCCGTGCTGGCGGTGGCCACGCCGGTGCTCGCCGGTCGGGTGGTCGACGGCATCGTCGGCGGCGGAAGCACCGACCTGGTCGTCGGGCTCGCCGTGCTGATCGGAGTCGTCGCGCTGGCCGAGGCCGGCCTCGCGCTGCTCACCCGCTATTTCTCGGCGAGCATCGGCGAGGGGCTCATCCTCGACCTGCGTACCGCCGTCTTCGACCACGTGCAGAAGATGCCGGTCGCCTTCTTCACCCGGACCCGGACCGGTGCGCTGGTCAGCCGGCTCAACAACGACGTGATCGGCGCGCAGCGGGCGTTCTCCGACACCCTCTCCGGGGTGGTCGGCAATCTCGTCACCCTGCTGCTCACCCTGGTGGTGATGATCGGGATCTCCTGGCGGATCACCCTGCTCGCGCTCGTGCTGCTGCCGGTCTTCGTGCTGCCGGCCCGCCGGATGGGCAGCCGGCTGGCCCGGCTGGAGCGCGAGGCCGCCAACCACAACGCGACGATGAGTACCCAGATGACCGAGCGGTTCTCCGCGCCCGGCGCGACCCTGGTCAAGCTCTTCGGCCGGCCGGCGGAGGAGTCCGCCGAGTTCGCGCTCCGGGCCCGCCGGGTCCGCGACATCGGGGTGCGCACCGCCATGGTCCAGTCGGTCTTCATCACCGCGCTCACCCTGGTCTCGGCGCTGGCTCTCGCCCTGGTGTACGGCCTCGGCGGCCTCTACGCGCTGCGCGGCCAACTGGAGCCCGGTGCCGTGGTCGCGCTCGCCCTGCTGCTGACCCGGCTCTACGCCCCGCTGACCGCCCTGGCCAGCGCCCGGGTCGAGGTGATGAGCGCGCTGGTCAGCTTCGAGCGGGTCTTCGAGATCCTCGACCTCAAGCCGCTGATCACCGAGAAGCCCGACGCGCGCCACGTGCCGGACGGGCCGGTCTCGGTCGAGTTGGACGGGGTGACCTTCGGCTACCCGTCGGCGGAGAAGGTCTCGCTCGCCTCCCTCGAAGAGGTGGCGACCCTGGACACCCGGGGCGGGGTCGACGTGCTGCACGACGTCTCGTTCCGGGTCGAGCCGGGTCAACTGGTCGCCCTGGTCGGCTCCTCGGGGGCCGGCAAGTCCACCATCGCCCAGCTCGTACCCCGGCTCTACGACACCGACTCCGGCGCCGTACGCCTGGCCGGGCAGGACGTGCGGGACCTGTCGGCCGACTCGATCCGGGAGACGCTCGGCCTGGTCACCCAGGACGGGCACCTGTTCCACGACACCATCCGGAGCAACCTGCTGCTGGCCCGGCCCGATGCGACCGAGCAGGAGCTGTGGGACGCGTTGCGCCGGGCCCGGCTCGCCGACCTGATCGAGGGGCTGCCCGACGGGCTCGGCACCGTGGTCGGCGAGCGCGGCTACCGGCTCTCCGGCGGTGAGCGGCAGCGGCTGACCATCGCCCGGCTGCTGCTGGCCCGACCCCGGGTGGTGATCCTGGACGAGGCGACCGCGCACCTCGACTCCACCTCCGAGGCGGCGGTGCAGGCGGCGCTCGGCGAGGCGCTGGCCGACCGTACGGCGTTGGTGATCGCGCACCGGCTCTCCACCGTACGGGCCGCCGACCAGATTCTGGTGGTCGAGGAGGGCCGGATCGTGGAGCGCGGCACCCACGACGAACTGCTCGCGGCCGGCGGTCGCTACGAGGAGCTGTACCGGACCCAGTTCGCGCAAGAGGAGCGGCCCCGGGCCGAGGAGGCGGAGCTGGTCGCCGGCTGA
- a CDS encoding glycosyltransferase family 39 protein produces the protein MPLRLPRPGRYGLLAAALGALGVLWRIWLTVVGTPPTNSDEATMGLAALHIAQGRDLPVFFYGQHYMGTVEAYLAAPLVALAGPSVTALRIPTLLLYALFLLLMYLLVRRVFTAGLAVLTVGLLALGSDRTVKNQLIAGGGYPETAPMVAGLLLLGYLLATRATTRWYAFAGWGALFGLIAWNHWLPAPYLLGALVVLGTARVLTRRTAGLVGAGLLVGVVPLIVGNAQAGWAENPIAVFLRLNGAGTDAGIWERIVGGAWLGLPLGTGLCEPGYCAGWSLWWGPVLLVLLTAALLLAVRRLRTPAPLDPVDRTRAVTRLVMAAAGLLSVLSYVRSPAAADSPVESARYLSVLLVSLPVALWPLYRLARAGGRAAIPAALPIAALAVTMLAATVSLVGTVDEYRAERAERSQVLAALRERGLSQVHGGYWTCNWITYLSAERTTCGVVDDRLDRGLNRYPGYWHPRPQAVLAPIGSPLDAELARRMPDSTPETVAGYHLYPPPPAA, from the coding sequence GTGCCGCTCCGCCTCCCCCGCCCCGGCCGCTACGGCCTGCTCGCCGCCGCGCTGGGCGCGCTCGGTGTGCTCTGGCGGATCTGGCTGACCGTGGTCGGCACCCCGCCCACCAACAGCGACGAGGCCACGATGGGACTCGCCGCGCTGCACATCGCGCAGGGGCGGGACCTGCCGGTCTTCTTCTACGGGCAGCACTACATGGGCACCGTCGAGGCGTACCTGGCGGCGCCGCTGGTCGCGCTGGCCGGGCCGTCGGTGACCGCGCTGCGGATCCCGACACTGCTGCTCTACGCGCTCTTCCTGCTGCTGATGTACCTGCTGGTCCGCCGCGTCTTCACCGCCGGCCTGGCGGTGCTGACCGTCGGGCTGCTGGCGCTGGGCTCCGACCGGACCGTGAAGAACCAGTTGATCGCCGGTGGGGGCTATCCGGAGACCGCCCCGATGGTCGCCGGGCTGCTGCTGCTCGGCTACCTGCTGGCCACCCGCGCCACGACCCGCTGGTACGCCTTCGCCGGCTGGGGCGCCCTGTTCGGGCTGATCGCCTGGAACCACTGGCTGCCGGCGCCGTACCTGCTCGGCGCGCTGGTGGTGCTCGGCACCGCCCGGGTGCTGACCCGGCGCACCGCCGGACTGGTCGGGGCCGGGCTGCTGGTCGGGGTGGTGCCGTTGATCGTCGGGAACGCGCAGGCCGGCTGGGCGGAGAACCCGATCGCGGTCTTCCTCCGGCTGAACGGGGCCGGCACCGACGCCGGGATCTGGGAGCGGATCGTCGGCGGCGCCTGGCTGGGCCTGCCGCTGGGCACGGGCCTCTGCGAGCCGGGTTACTGCGCCGGCTGGTCGCTCTGGTGGGGACCCGTCCTGCTGGTACTGCTCACCGCGGCCCTGCTGCTCGCGGTACGCCGGCTGCGTACCCCGGCACCGCTGGACCCCGTCGACCGCACCCGGGCGGTGACGCGGCTGGTGATGGCCGCCGCCGGGCTGCTCAGCGTGCTCAGCTACGTACGCAGCCCGGCCGCCGCGGACTCACCTGTGGAGAGCGCCCGCTACCTGTCGGTGCTGCTGGTCTCGCTGCCGGTGGCGCTCTGGCCGCTCTACCGGCTGGCCCGGGCCGGCGGCCGTGCGGCGATACCGGCGGCGCTGCCGATCGCCGCGCTCGCGGTCACCATGCTGGCCGCCACGGTGAGCCTGGTCGGCACCGTCGACGAATACCGGGCGGAGCGTGCGGAGCGGTCGCAGGTGCTGGCGGCGCTGCGCGAGCGCGGGCTGAGCCAGGTGCACGGCGGGTACTGGACCTGCAACTGGATCACATACCTGAGCGCGGAGCGGACCACCTGCGGCGTCGTCGACGACCGGCTCGACCGGGGACTCAACCGGTACCCGGGCTACTGGCACCCGCGCCCGCAGGCCGTACTGGCGCCGATCGGCTCACCGCTGGACGCCGAACTGGCCCGGCGGATGCCCGACAGCACCCCGGAAACCGTTGCCGGCTACCACCTCTACCCGCCACCGCCGGCAGCCTGA
- a CDS encoding DUF397 domain-containing protein, whose translation MDLTGAHWRKSVRSNSQGACVEVAVGLPGAVGVRDSKDPSGPVLVFAADAWRAFVSREIPCGTAG comes from the coding sequence ATGGATCTGACCGGAGCCCACTGGCGCAAGAGCGTTCGCAGCAACTCTCAAGGCGCGTGTGTCGAGGTTGCGGTCGGCCTGCCGGGGGCGGTCGGGGTCCGGGACAGCAAGGACCCGTCCGGGCCGGTGCTCGTCTTCGCCGCCGACGCGTGGCGGGCGTTCGTCAGCCGGGAGATCCCGTGCGGCACGGCTGGCTGA